A single genomic interval of Dyella sp. GSA-30 harbors:
- a CDS encoding murein L,D-transpeptidase catalytic domain family protein has translation MFRLPRYAAFIAALVPAFFCIAPSHAADATLLDALTRLAPQANPRVIGLALKATDCATASGLPASDRLAVIDYSRPSTEPRLWVFDLTRRKLLFHELVAHGRNSGDNMATKFSNQPDSLESSLGLFRTLDTYDGHNGYSLRMNGLEPGVNDRALDRALVIHGAGYVDPKTASRHGRIGRSWGCPAVRSAVAHRLIDTLKGGQYVFSYYPDRQWLGGSRYLKCSAPQTQMAKAP, from the coding sequence ATGTTCCGACTCCCACGCTACGCCGCGTTTATTGCGGCGCTTGTGCCAGCTTTTTTTTGCATTGCCCCCAGCCACGCAGCCGATGCCACGCTGCTGGATGCGCTCACCCGCCTGGCGCCCCAGGCCAACCCGCGCGTGATCGGGCTCGCCTTGAAAGCTACCGACTGCGCTACCGCCAGCGGCCTGCCTGCGTCGGATCGCCTGGCCGTGATCGACTATTCGCGACCGTCGACCGAGCCGCGCCTGTGGGTGTTCGACCTGACCCGCCGAAAATTGTTGTTCCATGAACTGGTCGCGCACGGGCGCAATTCGGGCGACAACATGGCGACGAAGTTTTCCAACCAGCCGGACAGCCTCGAATCGAGCCTGGGCTTGTTCCGCACGCTCGATACCTATGACGGACACAACGGTTACTCGCTGCGCATGAACGGGCTGGAGCCAGGCGTCAACGACCGTGCGCTCGACCGCGCGCTGGTGATTCACGGCGCGGGCTATGTCGACCCGAAAACCGCCAGCCGCCACGGCCGTATCGGCCGCAGTTGGGGTTGTCCGGCGGTACGTTCGGCGGTAGCGCATCGGCTGATCGATACGCTCAAGGGCGGGCAATACGTCTTCTCCTACTACCCCGATCGCCAATGGCTCGGTGGTTCGCGTTACCTGAAATGCAGTGCGCCTCAGACACAGATGGCCAAGGCGCCCTGA
- the pncA gene encoding bifunctional nicotinamidase/pyrazinamidase, whose translation MSQFISEHAALIVIDVQPDFMPGGPLACHEGDAIVPGIAALLDTGLFRHVVATQDWHPRGHVSFAASHANRQPFERIPLYGHAQTLWPSHCVQGTPGAELHPAIDWSAADLVLRKGNDPRVDSYSGFRENHGPSGSRPSTGLAGWLRDRNVFELYICGLARDVCVLWTAQDAVDMGFKTHVLWDLTRPVTSETDIATRARLDRLEVDVMDSRRLFELLPMSAVG comes from the coding sequence ATGAGCCAGTTCATCAGCGAACACGCCGCATTGATTGTTATCGACGTGCAACCGGACTTCATGCCCGGCGGCCCGCTGGCCTGCCACGAAGGCGACGCGATCGTGCCCGGCATCGCCGCCCTGCTCGATACCGGTCTGTTTCGCCACGTGGTGGCAACCCAGGACTGGCATCCGCGCGGTCATGTGTCCTTTGCCGCATCGCATGCCAACCGCCAACCCTTCGAGCGCATCCCGCTTTACGGCCACGCGCAGACGTTATGGCCGTCGCACTGCGTGCAAGGCACCCCGGGTGCCGAACTGCATCCGGCGATCGACTGGTCGGCCGCCGACTTGGTACTGCGCAAGGGCAATGATCCGCGGGTGGATTCCTATAGCGGGTTTCGCGAGAACCACGGCCCCAGCGGCTCACGCCCCAGCACCGGCCTGGCCGGCTGGCTGCGCGACCGCAACGTGTTCGAACTCTATATCTGCGGCCTGGCGCGCGACGTCTGCGTCCTGTGGACGGCGCAGGATGCCGTGGACATGGGCTTCAAGACCCACGTGCTGTGGGATCTGACCCGCCCGGTCACCTCGGAAACCGATATCGCCACGCGTGCACGGCTGGATCGGCTGGAAGTGGATGTGATGGATTCGCGCAGGTTGTTCGAATTGCTGCCGATGAGTGCGGTGGGTTAG
- a CDS encoding PepSY-associated TM helix domain-containing protein — MKASTLRTFQIVHTWTGLMAGFALFIAFYAGALTVFHDDIAAWQTPPWRSAPDAAVPVGGLIDKLVAEHPEARADFGIVLPPTQGQAPYAFWVSDGQSRFATAGELAQPRLEGNPNDLADFVYALHDSLGFPVVGLYFMGIVSVLYGLALVSGVILHLPQLVKDLFALRVGKNIKRLWQDAHNAIGVVSLPFHIIFAITGAVFCLFTVTMLALNVTAFNGKLFDAFAEATRTEPVVQASGVATTMLSYDELAARAQAVAKTRGAANFEPDYVHFTHYGDRNAVAMVRGLSDRALDTYGYIALNAGTGEPLMTSVGGNRDGNSIAYAAMYTLHFGNFGGRPVQWLYFLLGLAGAFLFYSGNLLWIESRRKRRHQDQPLKTRVMARATVGVCIGSCLAISGTFAATMIASSLDIDAQWPQRAACYGLFLAACAYACVRPVARATVELLIATGVLTLAVALADLLRNAGAWMRPWTPQTMAVLGVDLVGIVLAIAFFAFARASSRRAREGDTHSVWTSQARTGLP; from the coding sequence ATGAAAGCATCCACGCTGAGAACCTTTCAGATCGTTCACACCTGGACCGGCTTGATGGCCGGCTTCGCCTTGTTCATCGCGTTCTATGCCGGCGCGCTTACCGTTTTCCATGACGATATCGCCGCCTGGCAGACACCGCCGTGGCGCAGTGCACCGGATGCGGCCGTACCCGTAGGTGGCTTGATCGACAAGCTGGTGGCCGAGCATCCCGAGGCGCGTGCCGATTTCGGCATTGTGCTGCCGCCGACACAAGGCCAGGCACCTTACGCGTTCTGGGTCAGCGATGGCCAATCGCGTTTCGCCACGGCCGGCGAGCTGGCGCAACCCCGCCTGGAAGGCAACCCCAACGATCTGGCCGACTTTGTCTACGCGCTGCACGACTCGCTGGGCTTCCCGGTCGTCGGGCTGTATTTCATGGGCATTGTCAGCGTGTTGTATGGGTTGGCCCTGGTCTCGGGCGTGATCCTGCATCTGCCGCAACTGGTCAAGGACCTGTTTGCGCTGCGCGTGGGCAAGAACATCAAGCGGCTCTGGCAGGATGCGCACAATGCCATCGGTGTGGTCAGCCTGCCTTTCCACATCATTTTCGCGATAACCGGCGCGGTGTTCTGCCTGTTCACCGTGACCATGCTTGCGCTCAATGTCACCGCGTTCAACGGCAAGCTGTTCGATGCGTTCGCTGAAGCGACGCGCACGGAACCGGTCGTGCAAGCGAGCGGTGTCGCCACGACGATGCTTTCATATGACGAACTTGCTGCTCGTGCGCAGGCCGTCGCCAAGACGCGCGGTGCGGCAAACTTCGAACCGGACTATGTGCATTTCACACATTACGGCGATCGCAACGCGGTAGCCATGGTTCGCGGCCTGTCCGATCGCGCACTCGATACCTACGGCTATATCGCACTGAACGCCGGCACCGGCGAGCCGCTGATGACCAGTGTCGGTGGCAACCGCGATGGCAACAGCATCGCCTACGCCGCCATGTACACCTTGCACTTCGGCAACTTCGGTGGCCGACCGGTGCAATGGTTGTACTTCCTGCTCGGCCTGGCCGGCGCCTTCCTGTTCTATTCGGGCAACCTGTTGTGGATCGAGTCGCGACGCAAGCGGCGCCATCAGGATCAACCCCTCAAGACCCGCGTCATGGCGCGCGCCACCGTTGGTGTCTGTATCGGTTCGTGCCTGGCGATCTCGGGTACCTTCGCGGCAACGATGATCGCTTCGTCCCTGGATATCGATGCGCAATGGCCGCAACGCGCGGCATGCTACGGGTTGTTCCTCGCCGCCTGCGCGTACGCCTGCGTGCGCCCGGTGGCACGCGCGACCGTCGAGCTGCTGATCGCTACCGGCGTGCTTACGCTGGCCGTGGCACTGGCCGATCTGTTGCGCAACGCCGGCGCATGGATGCGGCCATGGACACCGCAAACAATGGCCGTGCTTGGTGTCGACCTGGTTGGCATCGTGTTGGCGATCGCATTCTTCGCCTTCGCACGCGCCTCATCGCGACGCGCGCGTGAGGGCGACACCCACAGCGTGTGGACGTCTCAGGCGCGCACCGGTTTGCCGTAG
- a CDS encoding putative toxin-antitoxin system toxin component, PIN family yields MSKASSAIPRVVLDTNVCLDAFVFADPHAETLLRTLQRGAVHALIDQACRDEWLRVITYPQFALDNDRQQRATEQLDRCLRYLPAEGRASRDIVLPLCKDTDDQKFLELALAAQAQWLITKDKELLKLGRRTLRDAGFAILTLKEWDARFTLV; encoded by the coding sequence GTGAGCAAAGCTTCGTCTGCCATTCCGCGCGTCGTGCTGGACACCAATGTCTGCCTGGATGCGTTCGTCTTTGCCGACCCCCATGCCGAAACCCTGCTGCGCACGTTGCAGCGTGGCGCCGTGCATGCGCTTATCGACCAGGCCTGTCGTGACGAATGGTTGCGTGTGATCACCTATCCGCAATTCGCCCTCGATAACGATCGGCAGCAGCGAGCCACCGAACAACTGGATCGGTGTCTTCGCTATCTGCCGGCCGAAGGGCGCGCCAGCCGCGATATCGTGCTGCCGCTTTGCAAGGATACGGACGATCAGAAATTCCTGGAACTGGCGCTGGCGGCGCAGGCCCAGTGGTTGATCACCAAGGATAAGGAACTGCTCAAACTCGGCCGGCGCACGCTGCGCGATGCCGGCTTTGCCATTCTTACCCTCAAGGAATGGGACGCGCGGTTCACGCTGGTTTGA
- a CDS encoding alpha/beta hydrolase, translating into MTPRSVLLALLMMTTSITAHAEASHFVEREVTVAGHQYRYQVFIPTGWTAKQSWPVVLFLHGSGERGNDNQKQMSQGLPPWLREHGADFPAVVVIPQAPDDTYWTGDSERMAMQALRESVREFHGDTYRLYLTGLSMGGYGSWEIAIHHPGIFAAAAIICGDIAPASDEPGLRVEGLPAQRDPYGWAADRVSLPVWIFHGSADNVVPPEGSRRMYAALKKRNADVRFTEFPGVNHGSWIPAYALPGLWPWMFSHRVADPQL; encoded by the coding sequence ATGACCCCGCGCTCTGTTCTTCTGGCCTTGTTGATGATGACAACCTCCATCACCGCGCACGCCGAGGCGTCGCATTTTGTCGAGCGCGAAGTCACCGTCGCCGGTCACCAGTACCGTTACCAGGTCTTCATCCCTACGGGATGGACGGCCAAACAATCATGGCCGGTGGTGCTGTTTCTGCATGGCAGCGGCGAACGCGGTAACGACAACCAGAAACAAATGAGCCAGGGGCTGCCACCGTGGCTGCGGGAACATGGCGCCGATTTCCCCGCGGTCGTGGTGATTCCACAAGCACCCGACGATACGTACTGGACCGGTGACAGCGAACGCATGGCGATGCAGGCGCTGCGCGAAAGCGTGCGCGAGTTTCACGGCGATACGTATCGCCTGTACCTGACCGGCCTGTCGATGGGCGGTTACGGCTCATGGGAAATCGCCATCCATCATCCGGGCATTTTTGCTGCGGCGGCGATCATCTGCGGCGACATTGCGCCAGCGAGCGACGAACCCGGCCTGCGGGTCGAAGGTTTGCCGGCACAACGCGACCCCTATGGCTGGGCGGCTGACCGCGTGAGTCTGCCGGTGTGGATTTTCCATGGCAGCGCCGACAACGTCGTCCCGCCGGAGGGCTCACGGCGCATGTATGCCGCGCTGAAGAAACGCAATGCGGATGTTCGCTTTACCGAGTTTCCGGGGGTGAACCATGGCTCCTGGATTCCCGCTTATGCCCTGCCTGGGCTGTGGCCATGGATGTTCAGTCATCGGGTTGCCGACCCGCAGCTTTGA
- a CDS encoding zinc-binding alcohol dehydrogenase family protein: MKAVAYRTSLPSSDPNSLIDVELPEPKPEARDLLVQVEAISVNPVDTKIRQRVDPQGTDKVLGWDVAGTVVAVGSEVSLFKPGDHVFYAGAIDRPGGNAQLQVVDERIVGRKPGTLDFAEAAALPLTAVTAWELLFDRLGVPRDGTRPAGTVLVIGAAGGVGSIAVQLARKLTGATVIGTASRAESREWVLGLGAHHVVDHRGDLASQIKAIAPQGVDYVLSLTHTEQHFAAIVEVLKPQGKLGLIDDPSTPLDVTRLKQKSISLHWEFMYTRSLFHTPDMQAQHRILNEVADLVDAGALRSTISGNLGTINAANLRKAHAQLESHGTTGKLVLSGF, translated from the coding sequence ATGAAAGCCGTGGCCTACCGTACCTCGCTGCCCAGCAGCGACCCCAACAGCCTGATCGACGTCGAGCTGCCCGAGCCCAAGCCGGAGGCCCGCGACCTGCTGGTGCAGGTGGAGGCGATTTCGGTCAATCCGGTCGACACCAAGATCCGTCAGCGCGTGGATCCGCAGGGCACCGACAAGGTATTGGGCTGGGATGTGGCCGGTACCGTGGTCGCGGTGGGGAGCGAAGTCAGCCTGTTCAAACCCGGCGACCACGTGTTCTATGCCGGCGCTATCGACAGGCCCGGCGGCAACGCCCAGTTGCAGGTTGTCGACGAACGCATCGTCGGTCGCAAGCCCGGCACGCTGGATTTTGCCGAGGCTGCGGCTTTGCCGTTGACCGCGGTAACCGCATGGGAACTGTTGTTCGACCGCCTTGGCGTGCCGCGTGACGGTACACGGCCGGCAGGGACCGTACTGGTCATCGGTGCAGCCGGCGGTGTCGGTTCGATCGCAGTACAACTGGCGCGCAAACTCACCGGCGCAACCGTCATCGGCACGGCCTCGCGCGCCGAAAGCCGCGAGTGGGTGCTGGGCCTGGGTGCGCATCATGTGGTCGATCATCGTGGCGATCTGGCATCGCAGATCAAGGCGATTGCGCCGCAGGGCGTGGACTATGTGCTCAGCCTGACCCATACCGAGCAGCATTTCGCGGCCATCGTCGAGGTGCTCAAGCCGCAAGGCAAACTCGGCCTGATCGACGATCCCTCTACGCCGCTGGACGTCACCAGGCTAAAGCAGAAAAGCATCTCGCTGCACTGGGAGTTCATGTACACGCGTTCCCTGTTCCATACACCGGACATGCAGGCGCAGCATCGGATCTTGAACGAAGTCGCCGACCTGGTGGACGCCGGTGCGTTACGTAGCACCATCAGCGGAAACCTGGGCACGATCAATGCGGCGAATTTGCGCAAGGCGCACGCGCAGCTGGAAAGCCACGGCACCACCGGCAAGCTGGTGTTGAGCGGTTTCTAA
- a CDS encoding LysR family transcriptional regulator gives MIDLEDMRLFARAVTDGSLSAAGRELGLSPAVASKRLTRLENVLGVRLLQRSSRRLALTAEGSVYYERCLNILGDIDEANAAVGAGLMEARGSLHVSAPLDLGRQWIGPTAARFAADQPDLRLRLSISDATLDVLEHGIDVAVRSGNMTDSRLISRRIARNVRVLCASPAYLDRRGRPRTLDDLQHHACLMLHRPGRGILPWTLQTVDGPRAARVEAAITCDSGDLMRELAIAGHGITIKSIWDIAQDIREGRLMPLLTDIAMIDAPIYAIYPSRRFLPTRIRLFVDYLQTEMERHESAVLETMEGKTPHA, from the coding sequence ATGATCGATCTCGAAGACATGCGTCTGTTCGCCCGGGCGGTGACCGATGGCAGCCTGTCGGCCGCCGGGCGCGAGCTCGGGCTGTCGCCCGCCGTCGCCAGCAAGCGCCTGACGCGATTGGAAAATGTGCTCGGTGTGCGGCTGCTGCAGCGCAGCTCGCGACGCCTCGCCCTGACCGCCGAAGGCAGCGTCTACTACGAGCGCTGCCTCAATATCCTCGGCGACATCGACGAGGCCAATGCCGCCGTGGGCGCGGGTCTTATGGAGGCTCGCGGCAGCTTGCACGTGTCGGCACCGCTGGATCTGGGGCGGCAGTGGATCGGACCGACCGCGGCCCGCTTCGCCGCCGACCAACCGGATCTGCGCCTGCGGCTGAGTATTTCCGACGCCACGCTCGACGTGCTCGAACATGGCATCGATGTCGCCGTACGCAGCGGCAACATGACCGACTCACGCCTGATCTCCCGCCGCATCGCACGCAACGTAAGAGTGTTGTGCGCGTCGCCGGCCTATCTGGACCGGCGTGGCCGACCTCGCACGCTCGATGATCTGCAGCATCACGCCTGCCTGATGCTGCACCGCCCCGGTCGCGGCATCCTGCCCTGGACCTTGCAGACCGTCGATGGCCCGCGCGCGGCGCGCGTGGAGGCGGCGATCACCTGCGACAGCGGGGATCTGATGCGCGAACTGGCCATTGCCGGGCATGGCATCACAATCAAGTCGATCTGGGATATCGCCCAAGACATTCGCGAAGGCCGACTGATGCCTTTGCTGACCGATATCGCCATGATCGACGCGCCGATCTATGCGATCTACCCCAGCCGTCGATTTCTGCCCACGCGGATCCGGCTGTTTGTCGATTATCTTCAGACCGAGATGGAGCGCCACGAGAGCGCCGTCCTGGAAACGATGGAAGGAAAGACCCCTCATGCTTAG
- the cls gene encoding cardiolipin synthase: MLSTAIGLIVLLFHLAGIVAAVNAVMNTRTAQGAFAWALGLILLPYITLIPYLYLGRSRFRGYINRHRASRLQSREATSLLMAADASDASEAMRYQSIANLLDTRFYAGQRLRLLIDGDATFEAIFAAIGKAQHYVLVQFFIFHDDELGRRMQALLLERAAAGVEVCVLFDGIGSHALPKHYVQTLCAGGVTIHAFTTRKKSNRFQLNFRNHRKVVVVDGHIGFTGGLNVGDEYIGLKPPLAPWRDTHVQIEGPAVAELQRSFAEDWYWVTGELPPMAASQQIEGSALTLIAATGPADAQESCSLYFVSAIHAATQRVWLTTPYFVPDQAVMSALRLAVARGVDVRVLIPSRPDHYAVFQASGLYAHDAVLAGVRVFRYQPGFIHEKVMLVDDDTASIGSMNLDNRSFRLNFEISSLNIDRHFASEVETMLLADFAQSREVSADDYTKAPYLRRLIMHVARLFDPVL; encoded by the coding sequence ATGCTTAGTACCGCGATCGGCCTGATCGTCCTGCTGTTCCACCTCGCGGGGATCGTCGCGGCAGTCAATGCAGTCATGAATACGCGCACCGCGCAGGGCGCGTTCGCCTGGGCCCTCGGGTTGATCCTGCTGCCCTATATCACGCTGATTCCGTATCTGTACCTCGGCCGCAGCCGGTTTCGTGGCTACATCAACCGACATCGCGCCAGTCGCCTGCAGTCGCGTGAAGCCACCAGCCTGTTGATGGCCGCCGACGCTTCGGATGCCTCCGAGGCGATGCGTTACCAATCGATCGCCAACCTGCTCGATACGCGCTTTTACGCCGGCCAACGCCTGCGTCTGCTGATCGACGGCGACGCGACATTCGAAGCCATCTTTGCCGCAATCGGCAAGGCGCAGCACTATGTCCTGGTGCAGTTCTTCATTTTTCACGATGACGAGCTGGGTCGACGCATGCAGGCATTGCTGCTCGAACGCGCAGCGGCCGGCGTGGAGGTTTGCGTACTGTTCGATGGCATCGGCAGTCATGCCTTGCCCAAGCACTATGTGCAGACGTTGTGCGCGGGCGGCGTCACGATCCACGCGTTTACGACGCGCAAGAAAAGCAATCGTTTCCAGCTCAATTTTCGTAATCATCGCAAGGTGGTCGTGGTGGACGGCCATATCGGCTTCACCGGCGGGCTCAATGTCGGCGACGAATACATAGGGCTTAAACCGCCACTTGCGCCCTGGCGTGACACGCATGTGCAGATCGAAGGCCCCGCTGTGGCCGAATTGCAGCGTAGCTTTGCCGAAGACTGGTACTGGGTGACCGGCGAGTTACCCCCCATGGCGGCATCCCAGCAGATCGAGGGGTCCGCGCTCACCCTGATCGCCGCGACCGGCCCAGCCGATGCGCAGGAAAGTTGTTCGCTCTACTTTGTCAGCGCAATTCATGCAGCGACTCAGCGCGTGTGGTTGACCACGCCTTACTTCGTGCCTGATCAGGCCGTGATGTCCGCGCTACGCCTGGCGGTCGCTCGCGGCGTGGACGTGCGCGTACTGATTCCATCGCGCCCCGATCATTACGCCGTGTTTCAGGCCTCGGGCCTGTACGCGCATGATGCCGTGCTGGCCGGCGTGCGCGTGTTTCGTTATCAGCCCGGCTTTATTCACGAGAAGGTGATGCTGGTCGATGACGACACCGCATCGATCGGCAGCATGAATCTGGATAATCGTTCGTTTCGGCTCAACTTCGAAATCAGTTCGTTGAATATCGATCGCCACTTTGCCTCTGAGGTCGAGACGATGCTCCTTGCCGACTTTGCGCAGTCACGTGAGGTAAGCGCCGACGACTACACCAAGGCACCGTATCTGCGGCGCCTGATCATGCACGTGGCACGGCTCTTCGACCCCGTACTATAA
- a CDS encoding CPXCG motif-containing cysteine-rich protein, translating to MSGGALEFVSVNCPYCGEPIDLAVDTSVEDQQYTEDCQVCCRPMMVGVVVDDEGEVDVRVWREGGE from the coding sequence ATGAGCGGCGGTGCATTGGAATTCGTGTCGGTCAACTGCCCGTATTGTGGCGAGCCCATCGATCTGGCCGTCGACACGTCTGTTGAAGATCAGCAATACACCGAAGATTGCCAGGTCTGTTGCCGACCAATGATGGTCGGCGTAGTAGTGGACGACGAAGGAGAAGTGGACGTTCGAGTCTGGCGGGAAGGCGGAGAGTAA
- a CDS encoding MFS transporter translates to MSSPETETVGKAQLTLRIVQVVCFTFFAYLVIGLQLAVLPPFVHNDLGYGAVLAGLVISTQYVATLLTRGFAGRTTDVAGPKQAALIGMTACGISGLLMIFAALAHATPGLSFGLMLVGRLALGFGESCVGTGCIMWGIGRVGASHTAKVISWNGIATYGALAVGAPLGVLLTDRFGFIAIGISGMLLMIGGMLAAWRRPGVRAEAGERLPMHHVFGRVMPYGMGLALGGVGFGVISTFITLYYASVHWSGAALALSVFGICFVSVRLVMGGAISRFGGYRVAMTSLVIECLGLIVLALAGSSAMAMLGAALTGIGFSLIFPALGVEAVSRVSMNNRGAALSAYSVFIDVALGITGPLGGWIVSGGRYGPMFAIAAGLSLAAMLLTGLLYMRYGKPVRA, encoded by the coding sequence ATGTCCAGCCCTGAAACCGAAACGGTCGGCAAGGCGCAGCTGACGCTGCGCATCGTGCAGGTTGTTTGCTTTACCTTTTTTGCTTACCTGGTGATCGGCCTGCAGCTCGCCGTGCTGCCGCCATTCGTCCATAACGATCTGGGCTACGGTGCGGTACTCGCGGGCCTGGTGATCAGTACCCAATATGTGGCCACCTTGCTCACCCGCGGTTTTGCCGGGCGAACCACGGACGTCGCCGGGCCCAAGCAAGCGGCCTTGATCGGCATGACGGCCTGCGGTATCAGCGGGCTGCTGATGATTTTCGCCGCACTGGCGCATGCGACGCCCGGGCTCTCGTTCGGCCTGATGTTGGTCGGCCGCCTGGCTCTGGGGTTTGGCGAAAGCTGTGTCGGCACCGGCTGCATCATGTGGGGCATCGGCCGCGTCGGTGCGTCGCATACGGCCAAGGTGATTTCCTGGAACGGCATCGCGACCTACGGCGCGCTCGCCGTGGGTGCGCCGCTGGGTGTGCTGCTGACCGACCGCTTCGGCTTCATCGCGATCGGCATCAGCGGCATGCTGCTGATGATCGGCGGCATGCTTGCTGCCTGGCGTCGTCCCGGCGTGCGTGCCGAAGCGGGCGAACGTTTGCCGATGCATCATGTGTTCGGTCGTGTCATGCCGTACGGCATGGGCCTCGCGCTGGGTGGGGTAGGGTTTGGTGTCATTTCCACCTTCATCACGCTGTACTACGCCAGCGTGCACTGGAGCGGTGCGGCTTTGGCGCTGAGCGTGTTCGGCATCTGCTTCGTCAGTGTGCGCCTGGTCATGGGCGGTGCGATTTCACGCTTCGGCGGCTATCGCGTGGCGATGACATCGCTGGTCATCGAGTGCCTGGGTTTGATCGTGCTGGCGCTGGCGGGCAGTTCGGCCATGGCGATGCTCGGCGCCGCACTGACCGGCATCGGCTTCTCGCTGATCTTCCCTGCGCTGGGTGTGGAGGCGGTCAGCCGCGTCAGCATGAACAACCGTGGCGCCGCGCTGTCGGCCTATTCGGTGTTTATCGATGTGGCCTTGGGTATTACCGGGCCGCTTGGCGGCTGGATCGTTTCCGGCGGCCGTTACGGCCCGATGTTTGCGATCGCCGCCGGCTTGTCGCTGGCGGCGATGTTGCTGACCGGGCTGCTGTATATGCGCTACGGCAAACCGGTGCGCGCCTGA
- a CDS encoding L,D-transpeptidase family protein, with amino-acid sequence MSSREVFKTWVRRLLVAGVLVAGIPSAAAQALDPVADAVHRRITEISTANAGTPGLGRGLIVLYEQRMDRPVWTQPEALDQLFVALDGLRDDGLDPNDYGLSQLQWQRASIDSGDVSPDQLALFDLRATDAYLTALTHLYLGKVDPASLDLHWNYDARPLNIVDGLNAASDAIARNDIVGLFDRARPQHPLYNQLRHALASMREIAERGGWPEIPDGPTIKLGMKDARLPILRERLIAGGYLPDSDAQSERYDSALHDAVKQFQQEQYLEDDGNLGPVTRIALNVSADTRVDQLRINLERARWLLHEVQGDFVLVDIAGYKIAYYKDGQPIWNARVQVGKPYRSTPVFKSRITYITLNPTWTVPPTILKQDMLPKVRHSRGYLAANRIRVLNTEGKPIDASGVDWNNPRGVVLRQDPGPGNSLGRLVIRFPNPYAIYLHDTPHQNLFARGQRANSSGCIRVERPRELAALLLDDPEKWNAQAIDKAIDTVKTQSVILKRPVPVLLAYWTVELHENDRPSFRQDIYDRDDVTQMALDQRRVSVLSPLILGEAP; translated from the coding sequence ATGTCGTCGCGTGAGGTGTTCAAAACGTGGGTCAGGCGGTTGCTGGTGGCCGGTGTGCTGGTAGCAGGCATACCGTCGGCGGCTGCGCAGGCACTCGACCCGGTGGCCGACGCCGTCCATCGGCGTATCACCGAGATAAGCACCGCCAATGCCGGCACGCCGGGATTGGGGCGTGGCTTGATCGTGCTGTATGAGCAGCGCATGGATCGTCCTGTGTGGACGCAGCCCGAAGCTCTCGACCAGCTGTTCGTCGCGCTCGATGGCTTGCGCGACGACGGCCTCGACCCGAACGATTACGGCCTGAGCCAGTTGCAATGGCAGCGCGCGTCGATCGATAGCGGCGATGTATCGCCCGACCAGCTTGCCTTGTTCGACCTGCGCGCGACGGACGCCTATCTCACCGCATTGACGCATTTGTATCTAGGCAAGGTCGATCCGGCCTCGCTCGATCTGCATTGGAATTACGATGCGCGGCCGTTGAATATCGTCGACGGCTTGAACGCGGCAAGCGACGCGATCGCCAGGAACGACATCGTCGGCTTGTTCGACCGGGCGCGCCCGCAGCATCCGCTCTACAACCAGTTGCGACACGCCTTGGCGTCGATGCGCGAGATCGCCGAGCGCGGCGGTTGGCCGGAGATTCCCGATGGCCCGACGATCAAGCTCGGCATGAAGGATGCGCGTCTGCCCATCTTGCGCGAGCGTTTGATCGCCGGCGGCTATCTGCCCGACAGCGACGCGCAGAGCGAGCGTTACGACAGCGCGCTGCATGACGCTGTCAAGCAGTTCCAGCAGGAACAGTACCTGGAAGACGATGGCAATCTTGGCCCTGTCACCCGTATCGCGCTCAATGTGTCGGCGGACACGCGCGTAGATCAGTTGCGCATCAATCTGGAACGCGCGCGCTGGCTGTTGCACGAAGTGCAAGGCGACTTTGTATTGGTCGATATCGCCGGCTACAAGATCGCTTATTACAAGGATGGCCAGCCGATCTGGAATGCGCGTGTGCAGGTAGGCAAGCCGTATCGCAGCACACCGGTTTTCAAATCCAGGATTACCTACATCACGCTCAATCCGACCTGGACTGTCCCACCCACCATCCTCAAACAGGACATGCTGCCAAAGGTGCGGCACAGCCGTGGGTATCTGGCCGCCAATCGCATTCGCGTGCTCAACACCGAAGGCAAGCCGATCGATGCCTCAGGGGTGGACTGGAACAATCCGCGCGGCGTCGTGCTGCGACAGGATCCGGGGCCGGGCAATTCGTTAGGGCGATTGGTGATCCGCTTTCCCAATCCCTATGCGATCTATCTGCACGACACGCCGCACCAGAATCTGTTTGCGCGTGGGCAACGGGCCAACAGCTCAGGCTGTATCCGTGTGGAACGTCCGCGCGAGTTGGCGGCGTTGCTATTGGACGATCCGGAGAAATGGAATGCGCAAGCAATCGACAAGGCGATCGATACGGTCAAAACGCAATCCGTCATCCTGAAACGCCCCGTACCGGTACTGCTGGCGTACTGGACGGTGGAGTTACACGAGAACGACCGTCCGAGCTTTCGCCAGGACATTTACGACCGCGATGACGTGACACAAATGGCGCTCGATCAGCGCCGGGTGTCGGTGCTGTCGCCACTGATACTGGGAGAAGCGCCATGA